The Pungitius pungitius chromosome 8, fPunPun2.1, whole genome shotgun sequence genome has a window encoding:
- the ccdc51 gene encoding mitochondrial potassium channel encodes MRYRGAQICVRAGASCRLSRLPLHGSQPGTVALVRTYAAQQQPAAPTPTDPPPPDGKSTAEVVKERTLVALQHAGELGRQWGQRSAQMATASANYWWGRYEEFVGLNEVRVAQTKVTEAEAAFMVARGMVREAHGSLEALQVRLKEVRDRLDRVSREEAHYLELATQEHKLLQEERRLRTAYENAEGSEREKFGLFSAGVRESHEKERTRAERTKNWSVIGSVLGALIGVMGSTYINRVRLQELKSLLLEAQKGPESLQEALRVQAGNHRSQQAELRAIIDRLGGALSDAFTQRDAEAGEKSGPAPTPSAAPTLLALRDLQVGSRKAESILEALRPQVGQLEQGLGRVEGELTSLRRLLETRAHAAQHAARPQVAAPVRPEPPEREDRWESEAAVMRLEDTQRTLGERIRTNNLYNAVFTYTATAITISAVYLLTKGTG; translated from the exons ATGAG GTACCGAGGAGCTCAGATCTGCGTCCGGGCTGGAGCCTCGTGCCGTCTGTCCCGTCTCCCCCTGCATGGATCTCAGCCCGGCACAGTCGCTCTGGTCCGAACCTACGCTGCTCAACAACAGCCCGCCGCCCCCACacccactgaccccccccctcctgatggGAAGAGCACTGCTGAGGTGGTGAAGGAGCGCACCCTGGTTGCATTACAG CATGCAGGTGAGTTGGGGCGGcagtggggtcagaggtcggccCAGATGGCCACAGCCTCGGCCAACTACTGGTGGGGAAGGTACGAGGAGTTTGTCGGGCTCAACGAGGTCCGCGTGGCCCAGAccaaggtcacagag GCCGAGGCAGCCTTCATGGTGGCCAGAGGGATGGTGCGCGAGGCTCACGGCAGCTTGGAGGCCCTGCAGGTCCGGCTGAAGGAGGTCAGGGACCGGCTGGACCGGGTCTCCCGGGAGGAGGCTCACTACTTGGAGCTCGCcacgcaggagcacaaactgcTGCAG GAGGAGCGGCGGCTCCGCACGGCGTACGAGAACGCAGAGGGCTCCGAGAGGGAGAAGTTCGGCCTGTTTTCCGCCGGCGTCAGGGAGAGCCACGAGAAGGAGAGGACGAGGGCGGAGCGCACCAAGAACTGGTCCGTCATTGGCTCGGTGCTGGGCGCCCTCATCGGGGTCATGGGGTCCACGTACATCAACCGCGTCCGGCTGCAG GAGCTGAAGAGTCTCCTGCTGGAGGCCCAGAAGGGTCCGGAGAGCCTGCAAGAAGCCCTGAGAGTCCAGGCCGGAAACCATCGCTCCCAGCAGGCCGAGCTGCGGGCCATCATCGACCGCCTCGGGGGCGCTCTGAGCGACGCCTTCACTCAGAGAGACGCCGAGGCTGGGGAGAAGAGTGGCCCCGCCCCGACGCCGTCGGCCGCCCCGACCCTTTTGGCCCTGAGAGACCTCCAGGTTGGCAGCCGGAAGGCGGAGTCCATCCTGGAGGCTCTTCGGCCGCAGGTGGGGCAGCTGGAGCAGGGCCTCGGGCGGGTCGAGGGCGAGTTGACGTCGTTGAGGAGGCTGCTGGAGACCAGAGCGCACGCCGCTCAGCACGCCGCTCGGCCACAGGTAGCAGCCCCCGTGAGACCAGAGCCACCGGAGAGGGAGGACCGATGGGAGTCGGAGGCGGCGGTGATGCGTCTGGAAGACACCCAGAGGACACTGGGAGAACGAATCAGGACAAACAATCTTTACAACGCCGTGTTCACCTACACCGCCACCGCCATCACCATCTCTGCCGTCTACCTGCTGACCAAAGGAACCGGTTAG
- the tma7 gene encoding translation machinery-associated protein 7, producing the protein MSGREGGKKKPLKAPKKQSKEMDDDDVAFKQKQKDDQKAMEALKAKASGKGPLGSSGIKKSGKK; encoded by the exons ATGTCCGGCAGAGAAG GAGGCAAAAAGAAACCGCTGAAGGCGCCCAAGAAACAGTCCAAGGAAATGGATGAC gaTGATGTCGCCTTTAAGCAGAAGCAAAAGGACGACCAGAAGGCCATGGAGGCATTGAAGGCCAAAGCCTCCGGGAAAGGACCTCTAG ggAGCAGCGGCATCAAGAAGTCTGGTAAGAAGTAA